TGACTCATGGTCGTCAGTTAGAGTGGGGTATATAAAAGCCAATAGCCTTAGGGAAAATACAAAGTATTCTAAAAGTTCCTGAGTTACACTAAAACAATTTCTAGGAACCGCACCAAAACAAAATGTTAAAATTGATAGTGGTAATTTTAAGCATAGCATTGTTCGCCGATGCCGCACTTCTTCGTGTACCGTTAAACAAATCCGGCAAGCGACGAGCGCTCAAAAACGTTAGCTCACAAAGGGCCGTGCTACGCAGGAAATATTCCAAAAGTTTCGGAGCAACATCAGAAGAGTTGAGCAACTTTCTAGATGACTCTTACTACGGAACCATCAGTATTGGAACGCCACCACAAAATTTTCAAGTACTCTTCGACACAGGCTCATCGAACTTATGGGTACCCAGAGCACCATGTGCTTCCACTGATTTAGCTTGCCAAGATCATAATACGTACAATGCAAGTGCATCGAGTACTTATCGGCCGAACGGTAAACGATTTTCTATACAATACGGTACTGGTAGCCTTTCCGGTTATTTGGTTCAAGATACTGTCAACTTTAATGGTTTGGTCATCACTGGACAAACTTTCGCAGTAGCAACTTCAGAACCTGGTAATACATTCGTTGATGCCGAATTCGATGGCATTATTGGCATGGGCTATCGTCAGTTGGCTGTTGACAATGTAGTACCCCCATTCTATCATCTGTATATGCAAGGTTTAATCGCTGAACCCGTCTTTGCTTTCTATCTGACACG
The DNA window shown above is from Eurosta solidaginis isolate ZX-2024a chromosome 2, ASM4086904v1, whole genome shotgun sequence and carries:
- the LOC137242874 gene encoding lysosomal aspartic protease-like yields the protein MLKLIVVILSIALFADAALLRVPLNKSGKRRALKNVSSQRAVLRRKYSKSFGATSEELSNFLDDSYYGTISIGTPPQNFQVLFDTGSSNLWVPRAPCASTDLACQDHNTYNASASSTYRPNGKRFSIQYGTGSLSGYLVQDTVNFNGLVITGQTFAVATSEPGNTFVDAEFDGIIGMGYRQLAVDNVVPPFYHLYMQGLIAEPVFAFYLTRNGTSSQGGELTLGGIDRNHFIGELTYVPVSTEGYWQFYMDWVSIDESLSCTDCSAIADTGTSLLGVPSEIYEGVQNAIGAQSDGQGDYFVDCSTVRNLPVVTFSISGTPFKLTSAHYIVEVEDDNGDVLCMSAFDDAGASFWILGDVFIGKFYTVFDLGKNQVGFAPAAANAIASNNCNCPCQ